The Lichenihabitans psoromatis genome contains a region encoding:
- a CDS encoding pyridoxal phosphate-dependent decarboxylase family protein, with protein sequence MNKITPLNKGVPLAAPSHAEPKDYERHWDHDGLAHPHAPKWAKYRSEATSGFPLPYRGGKDPLAEQIGKFTAKLDMLRPEKGGPAYLGDNAELTWTYPEVKDVKIAQEMGPIDDVLDQVVDMFQGLGNWGSPLTMCNVLPQGNTAAIMASMMAQVFAASLIEGEYSWNVQRAELESAGMLANLIGWDAQTAGGLFTFGGTGCWLYGLKYGLTRVLPDSRKKGVRTDAKVICSEQAHYCQSNCSDWSGLGEDNVIRVQTDIATNQMDVIDLERILKELTASKTPVAVVVCTMGTTDSSCFDPIGKVRVLLDRYPNPEGFGKTVLYADAVVGWSWIYFKDYDVKKNPLGFSERILPILKQNGEMMREIEHADCIGIDFHKVGYTPYISSCFLYKDADEFESLHRRGQDAYLQVRTPFNPMYYTLETSRTAQGALAAWATLKYFGIEGFQSLLGGILETKYYLYDLLAEEPDMVCVNAEDTGLINLYRIYPEGVDAKTQYHKELTNPGGRPDLIKHNHLTEAVGNLLFEWYRTGKKIDGQFTPWMSFTTGFRTTEYNRDEHDSDEVVFALKSFPMNPFVTPQIMKHVVRCVKAARDEVMKSRVLAAA encoded by the coding sequence ATGAACAAGATTACTCCGCTGAATAAAGGCGTTCCGTTGGCCGCACCGAGCCATGCGGAACCCAAAGACTATGAGCGCCACTGGGACCATGACGGTTTGGCTCATCCTCACGCTCCGAAGTGGGCGAAGTACCGTAGTGAGGCGACCAGCGGGTTTCCGTTGCCATATCGCGGCGGCAAGGATCCTTTGGCCGAACAAATCGGCAAGTTCACCGCTAAACTCGACATGCTTCGTCCCGAAAAAGGCGGTCCGGCCTATCTTGGTGACAATGCGGAGCTGACCTGGACCTATCCGGAGGTCAAGGACGTCAAGATCGCCCAGGAGATGGGGCCGATCGATGACGTGCTCGATCAGGTCGTGGACATGTTCCAAGGTCTTGGCAACTGGGGCAGTCCCCTTACGATGTGCAACGTGCTGCCGCAGGGAAATACTGCTGCGATCATGGCATCGATGATGGCTCAGGTCTTTGCCGCAAGCCTGATCGAGGGTGAATATTCGTGGAACGTCCAGCGTGCCGAACTCGAAAGCGCCGGCATGCTGGCAAACCTGATCGGATGGGACGCGCAAACAGCGGGCGGCTTGTTTACCTTCGGCGGCACCGGATGTTGGCTTTACGGACTCAAATACGGCCTCACCCGTGTTCTGCCGGACTCACGCAAAAAAGGTGTTCGAACGGATGCAAAGGTCATCTGTTCGGAGCAGGCTCACTACTGTCAGTCTAATTGCAGCGACTGGTCCGGCCTTGGCGAGGACAACGTCATTCGCGTGCAGACAGACATCGCCACCAATCAGATGGATGTGATCGATCTTGAGCGCATTCTGAAAGAGTTGACTGCGTCCAAGACGCCTGTGGCCGTGGTCGTCTGCACGATGGGCACAACCGATTCGAGCTGTTTCGACCCGATCGGCAAGGTGCGGGTGCTGCTTGATCGCTATCCCAACCCCGAAGGCTTCGGCAAGACGGTCCTCTACGCCGATGCCGTCGTTGGCTGGTCCTGGATTTATTTCAAGGATTACGACGTCAAGAAGAACCCCCTTGGTTTTTCCGAAAGAATTCTGCCGATTCTCAAGCAGAACGGAGAGATGATGAGGGAGATCGAGCATGCGGATTGCATTGGCATCGATTTTCACAAGGTGGGATATACGCCATATATCAGTAGCTGCTTCCTTTATAAGGATGCCGATGAATTCGAGTCCCTTCATCGGCGCGGTCAGGATGCTTACCTTCAGGTACGGACGCCTTTCAATCCGATGTACTATACGCTTGAAACTTCTAGGACCGCGCAGGGTGCCTTGGCGGCCTGGGCAACATTGAAGTATTTCGGCATCGAGGGTTTCCAGTCGTTGCTTGGTGGAATTCTGGAGACTAAATACTATCTCTATGACCTTCTAGCAGAAGAGCCGGATATGGTATGCGTCAATGCCGAAGATACCGGGCTGATCAATCTCTATCGTATTTATCCCGAGGGCGTCGATGCCAAGACGCAGTATCACAAGGAACTGACGAATCCGGGCGGTCGCCCCGATCTGATCAAGCACAATCATCTGACCGAAGCGGTCGGAAATCTGCTGTTCGAGTGGTATCGCACCGGCAAGAAGATCGACGGTCAGTTCACGCCATGGATGAGCTTCACTACCGGCTTCCGTACCACCGAATACAATCGTGACGAGCATGACTCAGACGAGGTGGTTTTCGCGTTAAAATCGTTCCCGATGAACCCCTTTGTGACGCCTCAGATCATGAAGCACGTGGTCCGCTGCGTAAAGGCGGCGCGCGACGAAGTGATGAAAAGCAGAGTCTTGGCGGCTGCGTAG
- a CDS encoding LysR family transcriptional regulator: MLDWDDLRFFLSIARSGSLSSAAKHLHVAQSTVGRRLASLESSLGVRLLNRTPDGYVTTMAGNDIHKQAERVEAEALALERQVVGRDTRMAGLVRVTCAETIASNLIAPCLGTFPDLQPDIMIDLIPNPRELSLSMREADISIRLRHPDQHDLIVRRIGTLAFGLYASPGYLERHGECDYDAGCAGHRLITQLEGIQDATQTDWLAELAPRARVAMQTSSHAAALAAARQGGGLASLVRYCGDNDPGLVRLRTPPLPSKIPSTGIWQVVHKDNRDTPRIRAALNHITKWVRQRSDELDPMQDQLEPASASA, translated from the coding sequence ATGCTGGATTGGGACGATCTTCGTTTCTTTCTTTCGATTGCGCGTTCGGGGAGTTTATCGAGTGCCGCGAAGCACTTGCATGTGGCGCAATCTACCGTCGGGCGCCGCCTCGCTTCGCTGGAATCCAGCCTCGGCGTCCGCCTCCTGAACCGGACGCCGGACGGCTACGTAACCACGATGGCCGGAAATGACATTCACAAGCAAGCGGAACGCGTCGAGGCGGAGGCGCTAGCTCTGGAGCGCCAAGTGGTGGGCCGTGACACCCGCATGGCTGGCCTCGTCCGTGTCACATGCGCCGAGACGATTGCCAGCAATCTCATTGCGCCATGCCTAGGAACGTTCCCAGACTTGCAACCTGACATCATGATCGACCTCATCCCCAATCCTCGGGAGCTCAGCCTCTCGATGCGCGAGGCGGATATTTCCATCCGGCTCCGGCACCCCGACCAGCACGACCTCATTGTCCGGCGGATCGGCACGCTTGCCTTCGGGCTCTATGCCAGCCCCGGCTACCTCGAAAGGCACGGCGAATGCGACTACGATGCTGGCTGCGCTGGCCACCGCCTGATCACCCAGCTCGAAGGGATTCAAGACGCGACGCAGACGGACTGGCTCGCCGAGCTCGCGCCCCGTGCGCGCGTCGCTATGCAGACCAGCAGCCACGCCGCCGCACTTGCTGCCGCTAGACAGGGCGGTGGTTTGGCTAGTCTAGTCCGCTATTGCGGGGATAACGACCCCGGACTGGTACGGCTTCGGACCCCCCCGCTGCCGTCCAAAATCCCCAGCACCGGCATCTGGCAGGTCGTGCACAAGGACAATCGCGACACACCTCGCATTCGGGCAGCTCTCAACCACATCACGAAATGGGTTCGTCAACGCAGCGACGAACTTGATCCGATGCAGGATCAACTCGAACCCGCGTCAGCGTCTGCATGA
- the groES gene encoding co-chaperone GroES, translating to MMFRPLHDRVVVRRLDGEEKTKGGIIIPDNAKEKPQEGEIIAVGPGGRDESGKLMPLDVKAGDKVLFGKWSGTEVKIDGKELLIMKESDIMGVVG from the coding sequence ATGATGTTCCGCCCGCTTCACGACCGCGTCGTTGTCCGTCGCCTTGATGGCGAGGAGAAGACCAAAGGCGGCATCATCATTCCGGATAACGCCAAGGAGAAGCCGCAGGAGGGCGAGATCATCGCGGTTGGCCCCGGCGGTCGCGACGAAAGCGGTAAGTTGATGCCCCTCGACGTCAAGGCGGGCGACAAGGTGCTGTTCGGCAAGTGGTCGGGCACGGAGGTCAAGATCGACGGCAAAGAACTTCTCATCATGAAGGAAAGCGACATCATGGGCGTCGTCGGCTGA
- a CDS encoding ABC-type transport auxiliary lipoprotein family protein encodes MSASCLTADGACLLNRLIAGPRPTGLSVSVKAIPDRYRALLDMVTQADGRQAVPPLRSQQLAWIEALGRGVVGVCDGLLVFFAMQLDLRRFDISTDPDRMADVTFSAKLLSASGHVLAMRLFEGREPSSASDDLASVKALNVAFRAAVGDLSTWVALQPDQNAKASSDP; translated from the coding sequence ATGTCGGCATCGTGCCTAACAGCCGACGGGGCCTGCCTGCTCAACCGGCTGATCGCCGGCCCACGACCAACCGGGCTGTCGGTGTCGGTCAAAGCCATCCCGGATCGGTATCGAGCGCTTCTCGATATGGTCACCCAAGCTGACGGGCGCCAAGCGGTTCCGCCGCTTAGGTCGCAACAGCTGGCCTGGATCGAGGCCCTCGGTCGCGGGGTCGTCGGCGTTTGTGATGGTTTGCTCGTGTTCTTCGCCATGCAACTCGATCTTCGGCGCTTTGATATTTCGACCGATCCGGACCGCATGGCCGACGTAACCTTCTCGGCCAAGCTGCTGTCAGCGTCTGGCCACGTTCTCGCGATGCGGCTCTTTGAGGGTCGAGAACCCAGCAGCGCTTCGGACGACCTCGCCTCCGTTAAGGCCCTCAACGTCGCGTTTCGAGCTGCCGTCGGAGATCTCAGCACCTGGGTCGCCTTGCAGCCCGATCAGAATGCGAAAGCTTCCTCGGATCCGTGA
- the groL gene encoding chaperonin GroEL (60 kDa chaperone family; promotes refolding of misfolded polypeptides especially under stressful conditions; forms two stacked rings of heptamers to form a barrel-shaped 14mer; ends can be capped by GroES; misfolded proteins enter the barrel where they are refolded when GroES binds), whose translation MSAKTVRFSADARDRMLRGIEILNNAVKVTLGPKGRNVIIDKSYGAPRITKDGVTVAKEIELEDKFENMGAQMVREVASKTNDIAGDGTTTATILAQAMIQEGVKYVSAGMNPMDIKRGIDMAVTAALEDIKARSKKINSSDEVAQVGTISANGDTEIGQMIAKAMQKVGNEGVITVEEAKTADTELDVVEGMQFDRGYLSPYFITNAEKMVAELEDPYILIHEKKLSSLQAMLPVLEAVVQTGKPLLIIAEDIEGEALATLVVNKLRGGLKIAAVKAPGFGDRRKAMLEDLAILTKGQMISEELGIKLESVTVDMLGRAKRVRIDKETTTLIDGAGSKEEITGRIAQIKAQIEETTSDYDKEKLQERLAKLAGGVAVIRVGGSTEVEVKEKKDRVDDALNATRAAVEEGIVSGGGTALLQAKRVVGKLKSDIPDVQAGIKIVLKALEAPIRQIVDNAGLEGSIVVGKIGASDSLTYGFDAQTETYVDMIEAGIVDPTKVVRTALQNAASVAGLLIMTESMIADAPKPNSASAMPMGGGGGMGGMDY comes from the coding sequence ATGTCAGCCAAAACCGTCCGTTTCTCCGCCGATGCTCGCGATCGCATGTTACGCGGCATCGAAATACTCAACAATGCGGTCAAGGTGACGCTTGGCCCCAAGGGTCGCAACGTCATCATTGACAAGTCTTATGGGGCACCCCGCATCACCAAGGATGGTGTTACAGTCGCCAAGGAAATCGAGCTAGAAGACAAGTTCGAGAACATGGGCGCCCAAATGGTGCGCGAGGTGGCCTCGAAGACGAACGACATCGCCGGCGACGGCACCACGACCGCCACGATCCTAGCCCAGGCCATGATCCAGGAAGGGGTCAAATACGTCTCGGCCGGCATGAACCCCATGGACATCAAGCGCGGCATCGACATGGCCGTCACGGCAGCCCTCGAGGACATCAAAGCACGCTCGAAGAAGATCAACTCGTCGGACGAAGTCGCGCAGGTCGGCACGATCTCGGCCAATGGCGACACGGAAATCGGCCAGATGATAGCCAAGGCAATGCAGAAAGTCGGCAACGAGGGCGTCATTACGGTCGAGGAAGCCAAGACGGCCGACACCGAACTCGATGTCGTGGAGGGCATGCAGTTCGACCGTGGCTATCTCTCGCCCTACTTCATCACCAATGCCGAGAAGATGGTTGCCGAGCTCGAGGATCCCTACATCCTCATCCACGAGAAGAAGCTCTCGTCGCTCCAGGCCATGCTGCCGGTGCTTGAGGCCGTCGTGCAAACCGGTAAGCCACTGCTCATTATCGCCGAGGACATTGAGGGTGAGGCTCTCGCGACGCTCGTGGTCAACAAGCTGCGAGGTGGCCTTAAGATCGCAGCCGTCAAGGCGCCTGGGTTCGGCGATCGCCGCAAGGCTATGCTTGAGGATCTCGCGATTCTCACCAAGGGGCAGATGATCTCCGAGGAGCTGGGCATCAAGCTTGAATCGGTGACCGTCGACATGCTGGGCCGAGCCAAACGCGTCCGCATAGATAAGGAGACGACAACGCTGATCGACGGCGCCGGGTCCAAGGAGGAAATCACAGGCCGCATCGCGCAGATCAAGGCGCAAATTGAAGAGACAACCTCCGACTACGACAAAGAGAAGCTGCAGGAGCGTCTGGCCAAGTTGGCCGGTGGCGTCGCGGTCATCCGCGTTGGCGGCTCGACTGAAGTCGAAGTCAAGGAGAAGAAGGACCGCGTCGACGACGCCCTCAACGCCACCCGCGCGGCCGTTGAAGAAGGCATCGTTTCCGGCGGTGGCACCGCGTTGCTGCAGGCGAAGCGCGTGGTCGGCAAGCTCAAGAGCGACATCCCGGACGTCCAAGCCGGTATTAAGATCGTGCTGAAGGCGCTGGAAGCCCCGATCCGCCAGATCGTCGACAATGCTGGCTTGGAAGGCTCGATCGTGGTCGGAAAGATTGGCGCAAGCGATTCGCTGACCTACGGCTTCGATGCCCAGACCGAGACATATGTCGACATGATCGAGGCCGGCATCGTCGACCCCACGAAAGTCGTTCGGACCGCACTTCAGAACGCGGCCTCGGTAGCGGGCCTGCTGATCATGACGGAAAGCATGATCGCTGATGCGCCCAAGCCCAACAGCGCATCCGCGATGCCTATGGGTGGTGGTGGCGGCATGGGTGGCATGGATTACTAA
- a CDS encoding AEC family transporter: protein MRAFRKPIVVASVLAMMFAISGFGLPDLTVKSLALMAPVSGGAALFLIGLILSAKKIRMGASAAIQTMAANVVHPLIAAGLAMLFAAAPLMAREAIVLTDWVSGPNMTCLLAVANFASARSDAGYRRSLALQLEMLRLKSLPE, encoded by the coding sequence TTGCGCGCCTTCCGCAAGCCGATCGTGGTGGCTTCGGTCCTGGCGATGATGTTTGCGATCAGCGGCTTCGGCTTGCCGGACCTGACCGTCAAATCCTTGGCCTTGATGGCTCCAGTGTCCGGTGGTGCTGCCTTATTCCTGATCGGCTTGATCCTCTCCGCTAAGAAGATCCGTATGGGTGCGAGTGCAGCCATTCAGACCATGGCCGCGAACGTGGTTCATCCGCTGATCGCCGCGGGTTTGGCCATGCTGTTCGCCGCCGCCCCCTTGATGGCGCGCGAGGCGATCGTCCTGACCGACTGGGTGAGCGGTCCCAACATGACCTGCCTGCTTGCGGTCGCAAACTTTGCGTCGGCGCGAAGCGACGCGGGTTACCGCCGCTCGCTCGCATTGCAGTTGGAAATGCTCCGTCTCAAAAGCTTGCCGGAATGA
- a CDS encoding BON domain-containing protein, with translation MTAAHIGVSAKGGVVTLSGHVSTYSEKYAAEKAAGRVKGVKAVAEELDVRLPFEVKRTDEEIGAAAIERLVWDTSVPKDAIKVRVEKGWLTLTGLVDWKYQKDAAHDDLRRLSGVVGVSNQITLRPRASAPDISADIKRALHRSWSFYQDNVSVTAAGGAIRLTGTVPTFDDKWVAANTAWCAPGVTGVENDILVV, from the coding sequence GTGACCGCCGCCCATATTGGCGTTTCCGCAAAAGGCGGCGTCGTGACGCTGAGCGGGCACGTCAGCACCTATTCCGAGAAGTATGCTGCTGAGAAGGCTGCTGGCAGAGTCAAGGGCGTCAAGGCCGTTGCGGAGGAACTCGATGTTCGGCTCCCATTTGAGGTGAAGCGGACCGACGAGGAGATCGGGGCCGCCGCGATCGAGCGATTGGTATGGGACACCTCCGTACCCAAGGACGCGATCAAGGTACGGGTTGAGAAGGGTTGGCTTACGCTGACAGGCTTAGTCGACTGGAAGTATCAAAAGGATGCGGCACACGACGATCTTCGCCGGCTGTCCGGCGTTGTCGGCGTGTCCAACCAGATCACGCTCAGGCCGCGCGCCAGCGCACCGGATATCTCAGCCGACATCAAGCGCGCTCTCCACCGCTCATGGTCCTTCTACCAGGACAATGTCTCGGTCACTGCTGCGGGCGGCGCAATCCGGCTCACTGGAACGGTGCCGACCTTCGACGACAAATGGGTCGCGGCCAACACCGCTTGGTGCGCTCCCGGCGTGACCGGCGTCGAGAACGACATCTTAGTCGTCTGA
- a CDS encoding ATP-binding protein — MTNHLGNIVLVNSQAEVTFGYNRNELIGCRIEMLIPERFRANHPSLRGAFFGHATSRPMGVGSDLFGLTKDGREFPVEIGLNPIETETGTIVISSIVDISERKRLEARLRVADEAVHQARKMESLGHLTGGIAHDFNNALTIIIGNLDIVRRSGEIKTQRIQLALQSATHGSANAAKLTKQLLGFSRQQKLDPERLSLNVLIKGMTGMLVLTLGTGISLELVLAEDVGTISTDASLLENALLNIAINARDAMPDGGRLKIVTSNSYLDASDAITEDALQRPFCCLVVTDTGSGMTKETREKAFEPFFTTKGIGKGTGLGLSQVYGFVNQSGGCVQLESEIGLGTTFRLHFPRLDSEVIPASF, encoded by the coding sequence ATGACCAATCATCTTGGAAATATCGTGCTTGTAAACTCCCAAGCCGAGGTGACCTTTGGCTATAATCGAAATGAACTGATCGGCTGCCGGATTGAAATGTTGATTCCGGAGCGGTTCCGAGCCAATCACCCGAGCTTAAGAGGCGCGTTCTTTGGACACGCGACGTCTCGCCCGATGGGGGTAGGGAGCGACCTTTTTGGGCTGACTAAGGACGGCCGCGAATTCCCGGTCGAGATCGGACTGAACCCAATCGAGACAGAGACTGGTACCATCGTGATCTCGTCGATCGTCGACATTTCGGAGCGGAAGCGGCTTGAAGCCAGACTTCGGGTTGCGGATGAGGCCGTGCACCAAGCGCGAAAGATGGAATCTCTTGGACATTTGACGGGCGGTATCGCACACGATTTCAACAATGCCCTGACGATCATCATCGGAAATCTCGATATTGTTCGGCGGAGTGGTGAGATCAAGACACAGCGGATCCAGCTCGCTCTGCAATCCGCCACGCACGGTTCCGCGAACGCCGCGAAGCTCACGAAGCAGCTTCTCGGGTTTTCACGACAACAGAAGCTCGATCCTGAGCGCCTCAGCTTGAACGTGCTAATCAAAGGGATGACCGGCATGCTGGTCCTTACGCTTGGAACCGGTATCTCGCTTGAACTTGTTCTTGCCGAGGATGTCGGAACGATCTCGACAGATGCTAGCCTCCTGGAAAACGCGTTGCTTAACATAGCGATCAATGCGCGAGACGCGATGCCCGACGGCGGTCGATTGAAGATCGTAACATCGAATAGCTACTTAGACGCGAGCGACGCGATTACGGAAGACGCGTTGCAACGACCTTTCTGCTGTCTCGTCGTTACCGATACGGGCTCCGGAATGACCAAGGAGACGCGCGAGAAGGCGTTCGAGCCCTTTTTTACGACCAAGGGTATCGGAAAGGGGACCGGCCTCGGACTGTCGCAGGTCTACGGCTTCGTCAATCAGTCCGGCGGGTGCGTTCAACTAGAAAGCGAGATCGGGCTCGGTACAACGTTTCGGCTACACTTTCCACGCCTGGACTCCGAGGTCATTCCGGCAAGCTTTTGA